The proteins below come from a single Athene noctua chromosome 6, bAthNoc1.hap1.1, whole genome shotgun sequence genomic window:
- the DLL4 gene encoding delta-like protein 4 isoform X2, translated as MTALRIFGLTFLLMILQQRVSGSGVFQLELHEFVNSHGSLASGKPCSPHCRTFFRVCLKHFQAVVSPGSCTFGSIITPVLGINSFSIKDTERFDSPIKLPFNFTWPGTFSLIIQAWHAPANYLPEGSRPPSEDWLISQMSIQRSLAVGEDWSQDVQSGPLTQLRYSYRVVCSENYYGESCSRLCKRRDDRFGHYVCEADGSLACLPGWTGEYCTEPICLSGCTEQNGYCNKPGECICRPGWQGRYCDECIPHIGCRHGTCKTQWQCICDEGWGGLFCDQDLNYCTHHRPCKNGATCMNTGQGSYTCSCKPGFTGVDCEHEISECDSNPCRNGGSCTDMENGYHCLCPPGYYGTHCEHSALTCIDSPCFNGGTCLEKEQGASYTCVCPFGFTGSNCEKKVDRCTSNPCANDGNCFYLGQIRVCRCRAGFSGQKCEININDCARNPCSNGGTCHDLINDYTCTCLPGYSGRNCDIKTRDECASGPCENGGTCYSGLYSANFVCYCPSGFMGNRCELPVYSVPVTLPPKPVPWIAISMGVGLVALLILFCMIAMVIRQMRMHPEQDLETMNNLSDFQKDNLIPASQLKNTNKNKDLEVDCGLEKSNYKPKNHKLDYNLVKDLTSRGTQEDKYYKSEKCLGEKSPLRLHSEKPECRISAICSPRDSMYQSVFVITEERNECIIATEV; from the exons ATGACAGCCTTGCGCATCTTTGGCTTGACGTTTCTGTTAATGATTTTGCAGCAG AGGGTGTCCGGCTCTGGCGTCTTCCAGCTGGAGCTGCACGAATTCGTGAACAGCCACGGGTCCCTGGCCAGCGGGAAGCCCTGCTCCCCTCACTGCAGGACCTTCTTTCGCGTGTGCTTGAAGCATTTTCAGGCAGTGGTCTCCCCGGGCTCCTGCACTTTCGGCAGCATCATCACCCCGGTTCTGGGAATAAACTCCTTCAGCATCAAGGATACGGAGAGATTTGACAGCCCCATTAAGTTGCCCTTTAACTTCACGTGGCCG GGCACCTTCTCCCTCATCATCCAGGCCTGGCACGCGCCCGCCAACTACCTGCCGGAAG GCTCCCGGCCGCCCTCGGAGGACTGGCTGATCAGCCAGATGTCGATCCAGCGGTCGTTGGCGGTGGGCGAGGACTGGTCGCAGGACGTGCAGAGCGGCCCGCTGACCCAGCTGCGCTACTCCTACCGCGTGGTCTGCAGCGAGAACTACTACGGCGAAAGCTGCTCCCGCCTCTGCAAACGCCGCGACGACCGTTTCGGACACTACGTCTGCGAGGCGGACGGCAGCCTGGCCTGCCTGCCCGGCTGGACCGGCGAGTACTGCACCGAGC CCATCTGTCTGTCTGGATGTACTGAACAGAATGGATACTGCAACAAGCCTGGAGAGTGCAT CTGCCGTCCCGGTTGGCAAGGCCGCTACTGTGATGAATGCATCCCCCATATAGGCTGCCGCCACGGGACTTGTAAAACACAATGGCAGTGCATATGTGATGAAGGATGGGGTGGCCTCTTTTGTGATCAAG ATCTGAACTACTGCACTCACCACAGACCATGCAAAAATGGAGCGACTTGCATGAACACTGGCCAGGGCAGCTATACGTGTTCATGCAAACCTGGCTTTACCGGTGTTGACTGCGAACATGAGATCAGCGAGTGTGACAGCAATCCCTGTAGGAATGGCGGTAGTTGTACG GATATGGAGAATGGTTATCACTGCCTGTGCCCCCCTGGCTACTACGGCACTCACTGTGAGCACAGCGCTCTGACGTGTATAGATTCTCCGTGCTTTAACGGCGGCACGTGCTTGGAAAAAGAACAAGGGGCCAGCTACACTTGCGTTTGCCCTTTCGGCTTCACAGGCTCAAACTGTGAGAAAAAAGTAGACAGGTGCACAAGCAACCCCTGTGCAAATG atggTAATTGCTTTTACCTTGGTCAGATTCGTGTGTGTCGTTGTCGGGCTGGTTTCTCTGGTCAGAAATGTGAGATAAACATCAATGATTGTGCCAGAAACCCATGTTCCAATGGGGGAACTTGTCATGACCTGATCAACGATTACACCTGCACTTGCTTGCCAGGCTACAGTGGCAGGAACTGTGACATCAAAACCAGAGACGAATGTGCTTCTGGGCCATGTGAGAATGGAGGCACATGCTACAGCGGGCTTTATAGTGCCAACTTTGTCTGCTACTGTCCTTCTGGCTTCATGGGCAACCGTTGCGAATTGCCAGTTTATTCAGTGCCCGTTACGCTTCCTCCTAAACCAGTCCCCTGGATTGCTATATCCatgggcgtggggctggtggctTTGCTCATACTGTTCTGCATGATAGCAATGGTCATCAGGCAGATGAGGATGCACCCAGAGCAGGACTTGGAGACGATGAACAACCTGTCCGACTTCCAGAAGGACAATCTCATTCCAGCTTCCCAGCTCAAAAACACCAATAAAAATAAAGACCTTGAAGTGGACTGTGGACTGGAGAAATCAAACTACAAACCCAAGAATCATAAACTGGACTACAATCTGGTAAAAGACCTGACAAGTAGAGGGACACAGGAAGATAAATACTACAAAAGCGAAAAGTGTTTAGGAGAAAAGTCTCCCCTCCGGCTACACAG TGAAAAGCCGGAATGTAGAATATCAGCGATATGCTCTCCGAGGGATTCAATGTACCAGTCTGTCTTTGTGATAACAGAAGAAAGGAATGAGTGCATCATAGCCACAGAG GTATAA
- the DLL4 gene encoding delta-like protein 4 isoform X1, whose product MTALRIFGLTFLLMILQQRVSGSGVFQLELHEFVNSHGSLASGKPCSPHCRTFFRVCLKHFQAVVSPGSCTFGSIITPVLGINSFSIKDTERFDSPIKLPFNFTWPGTFSLIIQAWHAPANYLPEGSRPPSEDWLISQMSIQRSLAVGEDWSQDVQSGPLTQLRYSYRVVCSENYYGESCSRLCKRRDDRFGHYVCEADGSLACLPGWTGEYCTEPICLSGCTEQNGYCNKPGECICRPGWQGRYCDECIPHIGCRHGTCKTQWQCICDEGWGGLFCDQDLNYCTHHRPCKNGATCMNTGQGSYTCSCKPGFTGVDCEHEISECDSNPCRNGGSCTDMENGYHCLCPPGYYGTHCEHSALTCIDSPCFNGGTCLEKEQGASYTCVCPFGFTGSNCEKKVDRCTSNPCANDGNCFYLGQIRVCRCRAGFSGQKCEININDCARNPCSNGGTCHDLINDYTCTCLPGYSGRNCDIKTRDECASGPCENGGTCYSGLYSANFVCYCPSGFMGNRCELPVYSVPVTLPPKPVPWIAISMGVGLVALLILFCMIAMVIRQMRMHPEQDLETMNNLSDFQKDNLIPASQLKNTNKNKDLEVDCGLEKSNYKPKNHKLDYNLVKDLTSRGTQEDKYYKSEKCLGEKSPLRLHSEKPECRISAICSPRDSMYQSVFVITEERNECIIATEVSKHTCGQA is encoded by the exons ATGACAGCCTTGCGCATCTTTGGCTTGACGTTTCTGTTAATGATTTTGCAGCAG AGGGTGTCCGGCTCTGGCGTCTTCCAGCTGGAGCTGCACGAATTCGTGAACAGCCACGGGTCCCTGGCCAGCGGGAAGCCCTGCTCCCCTCACTGCAGGACCTTCTTTCGCGTGTGCTTGAAGCATTTTCAGGCAGTGGTCTCCCCGGGCTCCTGCACTTTCGGCAGCATCATCACCCCGGTTCTGGGAATAAACTCCTTCAGCATCAAGGATACGGAGAGATTTGACAGCCCCATTAAGTTGCCCTTTAACTTCACGTGGCCG GGCACCTTCTCCCTCATCATCCAGGCCTGGCACGCGCCCGCCAACTACCTGCCGGAAG GCTCCCGGCCGCCCTCGGAGGACTGGCTGATCAGCCAGATGTCGATCCAGCGGTCGTTGGCGGTGGGCGAGGACTGGTCGCAGGACGTGCAGAGCGGCCCGCTGACCCAGCTGCGCTACTCCTACCGCGTGGTCTGCAGCGAGAACTACTACGGCGAAAGCTGCTCCCGCCTCTGCAAACGCCGCGACGACCGTTTCGGACACTACGTCTGCGAGGCGGACGGCAGCCTGGCCTGCCTGCCCGGCTGGACCGGCGAGTACTGCACCGAGC CCATCTGTCTGTCTGGATGTACTGAACAGAATGGATACTGCAACAAGCCTGGAGAGTGCAT CTGCCGTCCCGGTTGGCAAGGCCGCTACTGTGATGAATGCATCCCCCATATAGGCTGCCGCCACGGGACTTGTAAAACACAATGGCAGTGCATATGTGATGAAGGATGGGGTGGCCTCTTTTGTGATCAAG ATCTGAACTACTGCACTCACCACAGACCATGCAAAAATGGAGCGACTTGCATGAACACTGGCCAGGGCAGCTATACGTGTTCATGCAAACCTGGCTTTACCGGTGTTGACTGCGAACATGAGATCAGCGAGTGTGACAGCAATCCCTGTAGGAATGGCGGTAGTTGTACG GATATGGAGAATGGTTATCACTGCCTGTGCCCCCCTGGCTACTACGGCACTCACTGTGAGCACAGCGCTCTGACGTGTATAGATTCTCCGTGCTTTAACGGCGGCACGTGCTTGGAAAAAGAACAAGGGGCCAGCTACACTTGCGTTTGCCCTTTCGGCTTCACAGGCTCAAACTGTGAGAAAAAAGTAGACAGGTGCACAAGCAACCCCTGTGCAAATG atggTAATTGCTTTTACCTTGGTCAGATTCGTGTGTGTCGTTGTCGGGCTGGTTTCTCTGGTCAGAAATGTGAGATAAACATCAATGATTGTGCCAGAAACCCATGTTCCAATGGGGGAACTTGTCATGACCTGATCAACGATTACACCTGCACTTGCTTGCCAGGCTACAGTGGCAGGAACTGTGACATCAAAACCAGAGACGAATGTGCTTCTGGGCCATGTGAGAATGGAGGCACATGCTACAGCGGGCTTTATAGTGCCAACTTTGTCTGCTACTGTCCTTCTGGCTTCATGGGCAACCGTTGCGAATTGCCAGTTTATTCAGTGCCCGTTACGCTTCCTCCTAAACCAGTCCCCTGGATTGCTATATCCatgggcgtggggctggtggctTTGCTCATACTGTTCTGCATGATAGCAATGGTCATCAGGCAGATGAGGATGCACCCAGAGCAGGACTTGGAGACGATGAACAACCTGTCCGACTTCCAGAAGGACAATCTCATTCCAGCTTCCCAGCTCAAAAACACCAATAAAAATAAAGACCTTGAAGTGGACTGTGGACTGGAGAAATCAAACTACAAACCCAAGAATCATAAACTGGACTACAATCTGGTAAAAGACCTGACAAGTAGAGGGACACAGGAAGATAAATACTACAAAAGCGAAAAGTGTTTAGGAGAAAAGTCTCCCCTCCGGCTACACAG TGAAAAGCCGGAATGTAGAATATCAGCGATATGCTCTCCGAGGGATTCAATGTACCAGTCTGTCTTTGTGATAACAGAAGAAAGGAATGAGTGCATCATAGCCACAGAGGTAAGTAAGCACACATGTGGACAGGCATGA